A segment of the Methanothermobacter sp. genome:
ATTATCCAAGAACTTCATATACTCTCTTCTGAAACTGTGGGACTCCACATTCCATGAGGATATCAGGGATGAGGAGACCTGGATGAGGTGCCAGGAGATAAGACTCTCCAGAAAGGACTATGTGCCCTACTATGTCTATAAACTCAGAAACATATCCGATGCGGAGCTCAGAAGGGAGCTCTTCAGGGAGGGCATCAATTTCATCCCATGGATCAGGATACCCGTTTCATGGGTCAGTTTAAGAACAAGAAGTGGTGAGGTTAATGAATAGCGATTTTAAGAGTATGAGGGATATTAAAAAAGAGCTTGAGAGAATTGATAAACTTACGGATCTTGATGTCAAAGAATATGCAGATACTGGTGGCTATGCGGATAGAATAGCAAAACTTTCTAAGGATGATCTTAAACCTACACAATTAAGGAAATTTTTTAATGCTATAAAGGATATGGAGAAGAATTCAAATAAATGGGAAGATTTAGAAATGAATTTTTACATGTTGAAACCTCAGCTAGCTAACGCTGTAGGCAGAAAACTCGTGCCACCAGAATTTTATGAAATATTTATTGAGCTTATGGAGAAGGTTGATAGAGGAACAGATGAAGATAAAATAAATAATTTCAGGGTTTTTGTACGCTTTGTAGAAGCTATAGTTGCTTATCATAAGTACTATTATCCAAAGGCGGGATGAAAATGGAATCTAAGGTAACTTTTAAAGGAAATTATGTCATTAGGGGCGAAATAATCTGCAGAACGGGGCTTCATATCGGGGGCTCAAAGGACTCAATTGAAATTGGCGGCTCAGACAACGTCATAATAAGGGACCCGGTAACAAGGCTCCCCTACATCCCAGGTTCATCAATCAAGGGAAAGATGAGGGCACTCCTTGAGCTTGCACTTGACAGGGTAACCAATGGGGGTCCATGCAAGTGTGGAGAATGCGAGGTCTGCAGGGTATTTGGAAGCGCCGCAGATAACATCAGCGTCTCAGGTCCAACAAGGATAATAGTAAGGGACTCCTTCCCAACAGAGGAAACAAGGAAGGTGTGGAAGAAAAGCGTTGATGTTGTTGAGGGTGCTGAACTTAAGTACGAGAACACCCTTGACAGGATAACATCAAGGGCAACCCCCAGAAACCAGGAAAGGGTTCCAAAGGGCTCCAAATTCGAATTTGAGATAATAGTAAGCGAATATGAAAGGGACGGTAACAACCTTGCTCTCGTCCTTGAGGGACTCAGACTCCTTGAGGATAATTACCTCGGTGGTAGCGGAACCAGGGGTTACGGTAAGGTGGAGTTCAGGGATATAACAATCACAGAAAGACCCGCTGAATACTACCGTGGAGAGGCCGGTGAAAACACCCTGGGAAACTTTGAAACTCTCGCAGATATCCAGCTTT
Coding sequences within it:
- the csm2 gene encoding type III-A CRISPR-associated protein Csm2, which produces MNSDFKSMRDIKKELERIDKLTDLDVKEYADTGGYADRIAKLSKDDLKPTQLRKFFNAIKDMEKNSNKWEDLEMNFYMLKPQLANAVGRKLVPPEFYEIFIELMEKVDRGTDEDKINNFRVFVRFVEAIVAYHKYYYPKAG
- the csm3 gene encoding type III-A CRISPR-associated RAMP protein Csm3, with product MESKVTFKGNYVIRGEIICRTGLHIGGSKDSIEIGGSDNVIIRDPVTRLPYIPGSSIKGKMRALLELALDRVTNGGPCKCGECEVCRVFGSAADNISVSGPTRIIVRDSFPTEETRKVWKKSVDVVEGAELKYENTLDRITSRATPRNQERVPKGSKFEFEIIVSEYERDGNNLALVLEGLRLLEDNYLGGSGTRGYGKVEFRDITITERPAEYYRGEAGENTLGNFETLADIQLSEE